The Serinus canaria isolate serCan28SL12 chromosome 8, serCan2020, whole genome shotgun sequence DNA window AAGATGGAATTTCTCCTTTTACACAGTGATCTGCACATCTCCCGTGTGGAGAGGTGTGGCTCCCTAATTTCATAATGGAGTAATACAAGGCTGCATATTTTTACAAGGAAGTGAGAGGAGAGATTTGTTCATGCTGCAAATCCAAGGAGTCTTTAACACCAAGACAATTCCCTTTTGTCATAGTTTTGTTTTGTCACAGTTTCTAATCAGAAGTTCCCCTGGCAGAAGAGGAACATCAGCTAACAGAATTGCTCATCTGCACAAGAGCCCACCCCATGACCAGTTAATGAAAAGGATCCCACCAACAGAAGCTGGACAAGGCTTCTGGAGTCTGAGCTCAGGAGGGAAACTACCTGAGAGGTGAGGGCAAGGAGACAGATTCTCCATGCTCACAAAAGAAGACAAGAGCACACCTTATTTAAAACCAACTCTTTCCACtctcacatttatttttcctaaaaacaGTCCTTGCAAATGtctcttgtttctctttcccaaTTCAGTGGCATTGCTGCAAGTCCTCCACAGCACATGACTCTGGGGAAGCAGAGAAGTGTCCCACAACTCAGTCCCATTTCCATAGGAAAAGCTGACTCATAAATCACATCATCCTGGAGATGCTGACACAGGTTTGTAAGGAGCACCTGAATGCCAAgtcccaggagcaggctggagccacctgagggctggcagggctgcccagctctAGCAGAGCAGGAGGCCTTCCTTCATGGCCAGGCGCTGCCGGTGGAtcttgtcctgctgcagctcctcgtGGTTGGGGTGCCAGAGTTTCATGACAATCCTCTCAATGTTCAGAGCATAGACTGTGTGTGCAGGGATCACTTCTTTGTGCACCTGAAAAGGCATGGTGGGAAACAAGCTGCACACTTCCATACACATTTACCTGTGTTATCAGGGAATAACCTCCCTCTACCACAggggccagctctgcagggtgggaaCAAAGGGAGAGctcacagggagagctgctccctgccagcacagcaccaccACCTCTTACACCACTTGCTAAGGAAATAGTAATTTTGCTCTTGGGGTGGCAATCAATAATTGATCATCAAAACCATAGAAATAACAATTCTGACAAAACATGAGATGAACGCTTGATTACAGCTCTGTGGTCTGTATCCACAGCTGTCAGACAAAATCCCAAGGCCTGTTCACGACAACACAAATCATCAAGGGGGAATTTCTAACAACTAATTTTAAACACTCAATGTAGGCAATGCCCCCACAACTGCCAGAGAGGGAGGGAACCACAGCCTTACACTGCCAATGAAAATTCACCCAGCTGACCTTAAAtgcctccccagggctggggtgatCACAGCTAACCCACTGCAGTGCCCTGCATGCAAGGACTAAGCATTCCTCTAAATACCCAGGTGGAACATGAGGAGTAAGAAGGGACATGCCAGGTTAGATATTTTGCTGCAGCACTGTCAACATATATCAGAACTGAGTTGGACAGAATCACTGCAGAATCACCCATCTTGCACAGCTGTGAGACAGGGATTTCCTCATCAACTCCGTAACCAAGGGGATCAGAACAGGCATTAAACCAGCAGTTAACAGTGGGAACAAATTAAAgccaaagaaggaaagagactatgggaagaaaaaacaaatccccCTCCATGCACGTAAACCACACCTAAGACTGGCAGCTGGCACCCAGGACAGCGCTGCCTGTGACACGAAGGTGTGACATGATCAGCTTACCTGCAGTGCCTCAAAGAGGTCGTACATGTTGACTGGAGGCAGGGATGCTGgcagggtgtccccagagcaggccaggagcagggctgcctgctgctcagcatCATCAGGAGCGGGCGGGGGGGCCAGGCTCTGACCTGCCGAGGGCGTGGTGCTGcttggggggctgggggcagagcaggcagaaaacATCCCAGTCACAAACCAGCACCAGCTGTGGCTGTCAGACAGCAGGAGCCTTGCTGTTCTGCACCACCTGATGTGgtacataaaattatttcagctctaataaaaatttattttaaattccagTTTAACAAGGAGTGTGGACTGATCCTCAACATGTTCCAGCCCTGCTTAAACAGTCTCGGTTGTGCAACTTTTTGTTACTTGCAGCCAATAGTTTCTATCCAGCAAAAAATTAAGGCACACACAACATTAAGCTGGAACACTGGCCATTAGGCAGAGTTGTTTGTAGTGCTACAATCAAATCTTCAAACACCCACGACCTCCTGTCAACTGCTAGAAGCTGCCACAGACAAACAAAACTTCCTTCTCATACACAAACGCTGCCAGATGCACCGCACAAACTCTTTGACACAGACTCCAAACCGAAGGACCTCAAAGCCCTGCTAACTGGAAAGATGTGCCACAGAACCATAAACACATTTGCATGCAGGAAATGACAGGATAGCAGTGTCCTGCGGGTCCTCACTGACATTTTAATCCTATGGCACAGCAGCCGTGCCTCCACAAAGGCAGAGCATTGCTGTTTCCAAAAAGCAGTAATGAACTGCTGGACAAGCAGAGGTAAGGGAGAGAGAGGTAACACTGTCCCTTCAGTCTAGTGCTGGGAAATCTCCATATTCTCACTCCCTGTTTCGCTGTACAATCCTCCATACCAATGCCTTCCTAGCTGGTAAAAGCAAGACACTATCAACACACATACAAGATACAACTGAGCCACGGAGTAATTCCAAGACTCGCAAAATCCATGTACATCAGTGTGCTGCCAGCTCCTTACCACTCAATTAAGTTGTTATAAGCAACAACACTGTTCTTCAGATATGGCTGAGGGTTGACATTGCTTCCAAAGGCATACTTGAAATGCCCATCCCTCAGACGATAGGCTTTCCTCCTGGATATCACAGAGGTCAGAATATCCTTAAGGTGGTTCTGCAAGGAAAACCAATCCTGTGACATGTGTTGATACATTCACTCACAGACAGAACGGCCTCAACAAATGGCAAGATAGAAGCAGTGCTGCTTCTTTAGGTCCACAGGGACCTAAAGATGGAAGGGAACCAAATCTGGACAAGCTACAGGAGGTTTTCATTATCCAGCCCTGGATACAGAGAACATGGCACTTTGTGAGTGACATAAGCATCAGCTGTGAACTATACTTTATACGTGATGTCCTGCTTCAAATGTCAAGGGGGTGTCTTCAGTGCTAGGAAATTCCCAACCTCTGATTAAGGTTAAGATTTCATAACTGACACTGGATGTTACACTTGAACTGAAATACACACCCTGAAATGACAGTGAAAAGCCCCTCACTCATCGTCTTCATTTGCCTGAATAGTGCTGGAGAAGGAACTGtctgaaaaaaacagacaaCTTCTTAATTTGGCCTCACTCCAGAGGGGAACTCATGTTGGCCTCCACATGCTGAGTGCAGAAAACCATTCACGCATCAGTGTGTGAATGGTTTTCTGCACGAATCATTCACGCTCCAAGCAGTGGCTGTGTCATTCCTGGGATCTGTACAATGATGCACAACCAGTGGCCAGACCAAACTAAGACTTCACCTGGATCAGGTATCACCTGATCATGTCCCTTCATGGCCAGGCCAGACACTGAGCCTGTAACAGATTGCTTTTTATAGAACTAGTCAAACTGGTGTTCCCATTCTGTCCCTGCTTTTAAGTGACAGGAATAGCATTTTCCACAACAGCTACTTCAGCATGCCTAGGGTACTGTGCAAGTACATGAAAACTAATGCTTGCAGGCAGAAGTGCAAGACTTTACATCCAGGGCATGAGTTTCTCCATTCTCACTTTACTCTGGGGGCAAAAGGGCAATTGGAGAACAATCAGAGCAGCAGGTTTCCACCCCATGCAGGGGGACAATGCCCCAGACTGCACACAGAGCCTTTTGCTGCTGGTGTCATGAGACcactgcagccccccagcccagcctcacctCCACAGCATAAACAACAGCTGTCACTGCCTCCTCGGTGACATTGTCCAGCCCATGCTCATAGGCAGTGACAATCATCCTTCCTTCCAGCTGGCCACGTGTTGGGAGCATCATGGTGTGAGAGCACAGCTTCAAATCATCATCCTCCTGAGGATCCTTTGCCACAAACTGCTGGGCTCCTGACAGTGGGTTCTGAGGCTGGAACCGGTGCTGTCAGGAACACAACATTAAAGCATAAGATAACACTCATTGAGACCCTTTGGTTCATCATGGGGACATCCCTCCTCCAGTCAGAGAATATGCACctataaaaaaatccccaaaaaatcctcCCCAATGGCTTGTGACTGAAGAAATTGGTAAGTCAGTGTTGGTATCCTTTCACTGGACTTGTCCAGTAGCACCCCAAACCACCTGAACCTTGGGTATCCACAACACACTGCAGCAAGAAATTCTACACACCACATGAAGACTCACCTGCTCTGGTCTGCTCTGTACCTCCCCACCTGCTAGATTTGTTTGATTCTCCTGGGAATCTCAAATGCAGTCAGTGACTgccctttttctctcctttcacaCCACCCAGGCCAGTGACTGGACTTTCACATCTCTCAGAAACCTTCTTTGTTGAAGAGTTCTCATGTATTTAGTAATTCCTTGTACAGAAGGGTGTATTTTTACTTACTATCTGTACAGCTAGCCTCCAGATTAAAACTCATGATCCTAAATTTGTGTGATTGATTCTTACATTTTTCTAATGCTGTGAACTTGGCCCAATTCCAGCACTAATTTCGTACTCCAGTCTCCCTGTGTACTTTCACTGCTCTAAGCAGAGCTGTGTTACAGAATAGCCACTGAGATGGAACATGACTATTTTTCAGAACTGACTCAGTAATTTAGCAAAAATACTCATCACAGAAGAGGAATTCATACTAGGAGGTGGCATTTCCCAGGCCGTAAGTATTCCAGCACAAATCCTTGGCTGCACTGTCTCTCAAGCTCTGAGTGCCTGTGATGGCTCCTCAGTCCCCAGATAAAGGGGGGAACAAAGCAAATGGAAATTGTTGATCCTTGAGCCCAGCCATGCGTTTGGCTCAGCCCTAACCCACAAGGAAACAGACTCAACACATTCCCTCTACTTTCCAGTGGCTGTAGAATGGAGATTGCTGCAAGGCTCTTATGGGGCACCAGGACAAACACACTTTAAATATGAACAATGACTATGCAGCAAAGTGGATTTCTCACATCTTAGTTTCAGGGGAGAAAGGGGGGCTGCTTTAGTCAAAGGACAGTGTGGCATTTAACTCAGAGTGAAAAACCAATCCACCCACTGGTGATGTGAAAGCAGGTTTCCCTCCCCATAATTCTAAAGATTTATGCTTTCATTACAGGAAACTCACATGCCTGGAAAAAAAGACCTTCAAAATGTAAGCAACTCTCAAGAGGAATGTGGTTTGGGAGAGCAAAAGCCAACTGGAATGGACTTGTGGTCATTCACAACTGTTATTCTGACCAGTGAGGGAAACATTATGAAATACCAAGGCACTTCCAAGTTCACACTACTCAGGAATTCCACCAGTACCAGAAAAGCCCATTAATCGTAACGTGCACTTCAGATAGTGCTTACTGCCAAGCATTCTTGAACATGTGTACAAACACACACTAGAAATCTGGTGTGTCCTAGGGGTAGGGAGTAAATCAAATTCTAAGACTTCCACTACATCACAACTTGCTTCTCCAACTCTCATCTACTTGCAACTGAACTGTAGAGTTACAGTGAAGTTTTAATACAGGCAAGGTAACACAGTCTGAATTGAGAACATCACAATACAGGTTGCAGCTGTGAGCACTGCAAATTAATTTGACAATTCCTAAATACAAGGAGCCTTCAGCTGGACTTGCATTCCTTTGGAACACTAGTCTCTGAAGCACACACTGAGTGCCTTATCATGGTCCCTAGAAGGGCAGTATGCACCTTATCAAGCCCTGTCTGTTGAAGAGCGTGCCTCATCCCAAATCTCTGTCACATCAGGCCCCTGCACACTggtctggcagcacagaaacaagTGCAGAGCAGGGGTGTGACAGTGCTGGGTGGATGTACAGAGCCTCTGCTGCAAAGTGAACCGGATCTTGCACGTTCCTGTGCCACCTACCAGAAAATAGCACCTTTAAAAGGCATTCTCAGCTCTGAAGCAACTTGACCTTCTGAAAACCTTACACGCAGGATCTCGCTTCTAACACTTTGAGAGTTAGTCAGAGAATTCTATCTGACTGCCTGAATAAACAGTAAATCACTTGTTTTAAGAATTTGGCAGGTGTAAAGAAAACCACAGACACTTACATCGAACTTTTGGCGAACTgaagaaatctttttcttccctttgggTTTTCCAGGTTTAGTTGCAGAGCCACCTGGCCATGGCAGAGATCCAGCACCTTCTacaaattgaaaggaaaaagaaaccaaaacaaactaaCCAACAAACAggcaacaaaaaataaaccaaaaaacacaaaacacccACTCGGTGTTGCTGTTTAGGGCCAGGATGAAACCCTTAACATCTGGCCACCTGTTAAGCCTCAACCCAAAATCAACAGCCATAGCAAAGAGGGAAGAACACCTTTGGTAGCCCCTCCCTTCCTTTGTCAGCCCCTCGCTACTTTGACTCACTCACAACACCCATGACTTATGCAGCAGTTTCTGTCCACACACCACACAAAACCCATAGTGGAAGGAGAGAGATAAGCACAGCCTGTAAGAAAATCCAAGAGGAAGGAACAAGCTGTTTGTTCCATCAGGAAAGTAAGAGCTCACCTGGAGCTCTTACCTGGAGGTGGGTTCTCCTCTCACCCACTCCTGGATCAGGTCAGATGTTAAACCATCTGAATTGAGCAGCCTGACTCCCCAGTTCTTCTGCTTCAGCAAGACTTGTCATGGATAATTATTAAACATCACTACATCAAGCTGATTGTTTTGTTACActgaagagaaggagaggggGGAAGAACTGCAAAGGCCACTAAGCCCAGGAGCAGATGTCACTAATGTGACCAGTgagcaaacagctgaaaaagagGTTCCTGTTTAATACCAATAAGTAAATATATTTAGTGTATTATCAGCTCAAAAGTCCACTGAATGCTGTCTGACAGCTACCCCTACAGCAGGCCAAACCACATCCTGATAATCACACAGCTCTTGGCAAGGACAGCCTAGCAAATTTCCTGCTGACAGGCTTACAGCATCTGTGAGCAATTAATTCCTTCAGGAATATTGACTTAGGACAGCACTGCATTGGAAGTGTGTGTGCTTGCTGGCAGGGAAGAAGTGCAACTCAGACACTGGACAGCCCTCTCGTGGCtacagagcagcctgtgctgtgtgccTCCAGcaccctcctcccccagcctggccctgcaaGTAAGCATCCTCTTCCTttggagcacagcctgccctcAGGGAGCTTGGACAGCTCGACTCTGAAGGCACTTCAGCTGCCCCcaaagcagaggctggagctctgctgcctggcagctctgacAGCACAGCGATGTCTTGGACATTCCCTGGCCTCACCTCAGCCAGAATTTGCCATTTCCTCTAGAGACAAGAAGTGACAGCAGCCTTTCCACATCTCACCACCCACAGCCTGGCTAGCCCCACTGAGCACTGACCAACACCCAGCTGTGGttctctcctgctctcacagTTCTCACCAGCTTCACACCAATCTCTGGGTTTATCTCTGGCTGTCCCAGACATATGTCCACAGATTAACTATGCTTAATCTGTTGTAATTGAGAATCTGTATGGTTAATTTGCTGTAGTCAGGAACTCAAACACAATTATACCACAGCCCTTGTAAGGAATGAGGCTGGCTAGAAGTCCTTGGCTATGGGGAGCTTCCCACACTCAGATGGAGCACAAGCACCATGTCCTCTgctataggaaaaaaacccaaaaatctaACAAGATCAGGCTCAGCTGAAGGATTCAGGTGAAGTTTTTGAATGGTCAGCTGCTAAGAAGGGATTAGAAACaacctacacacacacagatgggACACTTTccctatattaaaaaaagttgaCCAAGAAGTTTAGTTACATCCTATTAGAGAGATGGAAACCCATAGCCTACAAACCCTGTTGTCAAAATCCACTGGTcaatttaagaaattaaaagataataaataaaacctcCCCAAAAACTGTAAGGCTGGTGTCACTGCTCATCAATACATTACAGGAGAGGCCCTAATTATGGAGCATAGGAAACCACTGTGGAGAACCACATCAGGTCTCACACAGCTCCTTCACAGCCTCATTTGTGACCAAAGAAAGTGCAATGAATGGAGATGGAAATTGCAAACACTCTTTTCTCTGACAATGTTCTACAGAGATAACAGGTTACAGTTAagtctgaatttttaaaataccttttttaagaaaaataatacagtaggttttaaattaaatggcAACTATATTTATAGGCTTTGACAGTAGATCTGAAAGACGCAACTTAATTGAATTGCAACGTGCACATTTAACAAGAACTTAGCCAAACTCAGCTTAAAGCAAGGAAAAGGTGAGATACAATCTCCTATTCCCCACTCTAATGAGCCCATAGCACAATTTTGGTTCCTTTTCCAGGTTTTCATATCACCAAGCCTGACTTGCACTAGatgaagaaagcagaatttccctCTAGCATTCTAAGAAACCAGTACTTGCCTTCCTGGCCACAAATGACAAGGCTGGGGTGGCTCAGACATGAAACTTCAGAGATGAATGCAGCTTTTATTTAATCTTGATAGCAAAGGAATCAGACCTTGAcaagccacagctgctgctctgccttcaaAGATCAGCAAGAGATAGAAATCTTTTTCTAGGAGCTGCCACATCTTTGCATGGCACCATCATGATGACACCAGCCAGTCCAGACAGAGCCGGTCAGGTTTGCCTGACATGCTACATGAGGAAAGGACAAAGATGCAGAGAAAGTCACCACAGAAGGAAgcagacagagagaaaacacacatttcccACACCTGTTTTCCTGATCTTCAGTTTGgagggggttgtttgttttaatcttCTTGTGAGAATAAGGGTTTTGTCAGCTATTCCGTTGATATCCGACTGATACACTGCCGACTCTCCTCTGCCAAAAACTCACACTCCCATTTTCTtacttttcctcccttcttaGCACTCTGGAGAGAAGCAAACACAAGCAACCTGAGCCAATATCACAGCCGAGAGCCCTCTAAGCAAAGCCTGGACAAACCTGAGTAAATAAAATACTCCTGTTATTCCACAGGAGTTCTAATTCACTGAACCATCTCTTAATTGGCTTCAGACcacaattaaataaattaaatcattaCATCACTAACTCAAGTGTTTGCAATTCTCTCAGTTTTATTGCTAACATTTAGCTAAGAAGGGAAGGAACAGTTCAAACAAGATACACATTAACTCAAGAGACCTTGCTACCCCGAGTGCTTGCAACCGTCCAACAAACAAGGTCAGCTTAGTAAGCAAGTCCATGCAAGGTTAAGAAAGGATTTAAACCAGAGTCCCTCTTGATGGAATTTTTTGGGGAAGTAAAAATCCCAGTGTGCTGGTCTGGGGAGAAAGAGGGTTAATTTCTTTCATGGTAGTTGCCACAGGACTATGCTTTGGATGTGTGCCAAGAACCATGTTGGtgacacagggatgttttcattcctgcagagcacagcaccaaGGGATTTTTTGCTCCTCACCCCATCCTACCAGCTAGGAGCCTGGCAGTGCACAAGGACttgggagaggacacagccaggagagctgacccTAAATGGCCACCCTTCACATCAGAACAGACAACAcacctccctgcctctgcaCCACCCAGCCCTAAATGCCCCAagccagagaggctgtgcaACTGGGATTTCAAGTTGTTTGGGTGACCGACAACCTGAGCAGATGAGAGGGGGAAATGCAAAGCATCCTCAAAAAGGGTGACATTCACCAAGTGCTCCCTAAATCCCAGGTGGAACCACTTAGTACTAGAGGCAGCAAAGCTGGGACCAGATGGGTTTGTTTGCATGTTCAACATATACTATAATCACTCCTGAAAAATACCTTCCCCAAGGGTTCTTATTCCAACACAGTACAGCATCAAGTATAACTTGACCACATGGTTACTTCCCCCGACTCTCACAAGAAGGTGGAAAGTACATCAGTAACCCTCATGATGGCGTGGCAAGTGCCTCAAAAACACTTCTTTAAAGTTACTTATTTCCATGAATCATCAAGTAAACACCTTCTACCCAAAAGACAGTGGTAGAGACAAAAGCCTGTTAGCTTTCCATTCTTacatggagggggaaaaaaaaagagagagagagaaaaccaaaccacaacaaaaaaactagCAGGTGTCAGACTGGCATCtaggggaagaaagagaaatttagaTGTTAAAAGCTAGTATTCTACTGATACTGCATTTTCCTGGGCTTGTATGTACAACCCTACAGCACACACAGATGACAGGGAGATCTTGCCTGTAAGAAATCTCCCAGTCAGTGGGCCAGAAAGAGGAACCtcagcacaaagcagctccCAGATCACTGGGAGACTGCACTGATCTGtggacagcacagctgagctgctaGAAGGGACTAGCAGAAAGCACTGCTAGCTCCAGAGCACCAAACCACATCTTTAAGACCACACACCCAAGATTAAACTGACTTTTTTCAGGCTGGCTTATGCAGTCTGTGGACACAGAGCCAGCCAAACCTTGCCTGAAAGCCCTGGAGGTGACCAGCACTGGTGGCCAGCTGGCTCACCACCACATGCAGCCACTGACCTGCTGAACCACTACAAGCAGGCTCCTTCCAGGGCTCTGAAGAGAGCAGCTGCCATGGAACAAGAGAAAACGACCTCCAGGGACTTGAAATTAAAGCAGGTCAGGCAGGAAATAAGGAGCATATGGAAAACACCTGTGGAGCAgcaccctgctctgtgctggggctcccACCTTTAACACAATCCTAAACAGCCTTGGAAAGAGACACCTGGGAGAATGAgagagtagaaatccattttggtTTAAGTGAAATGTATATCTTTAAgttaagtctgtagcttgcaaacatagctgtttagtctgactcgcaaaaaaaaccccaaacctatGCTtgaagaaactgcttcagccGAAAGACAGAGATAAGGGAGAGCCCCTTAAactctgaaacaaacaaaaaactgctGCA harbors:
- the TADA1 gene encoding transcriptional adapter 1 isoform X1; the protein is MATYVSELEAAKKSLSEALGENVKQYWANLKLWFKQKISKEEFDLEARRLLTQDNVHSHNDFLLAILTRCQILVSAPEGAGSLPWPGGSATKPGKPKGKKKISSVRQKFDHRFQPQNPLSGAQQFVAKDPQEDDDLKLCSHTMMLPTRGQLEGRMIVTAYEHGLDNVTEEAVTAVVYAVENHLKDILTSVISRRKAYRLRDGHFKYAFGSNVNPQPYLKNSVVAYNNLIECPPSSTTPSAGQSLAPPPAPDDAEQQAALLLACSGDTLPASLPPVNMYDLFEALQVHKEVIPAHTVYALNIERIVMKLWHPNHEELQQDKIHRQRLAMKEGLLLC
- the TADA1 gene encoding transcriptional adapter 1 isoform X2, whose amino-acid sequence is MATYVSELEAAKKSLSEALGENVKQYWANLKLWFKQKISKEEFDLEARRLLTQDNEGAGSLPWPGGSATKPGKPKGKKKISSVRQKFDHRFQPQNPLSGAQQFVAKDPQEDDDLKLCSHTMMLPTRGQLEGRMIVTAYEHGLDNVTEEAVTAVVYAVENHLKDILTSVISRRKAYRLRDGHFKYAFGSNVNPQPYLKNSVVAYNNLIECPPSSTTPSAGQSLAPPPAPDDAEQQAALLLACSGDTLPASLPPVNMYDLFEALQVHKEVIPAHTVYALNIERIVMKLWHPNHEELQQDKIHRQRLAMKEGLLLC